From one Bradyrhizobium sp. Ash2021 genomic stretch:
- a CDS encoding alkene reductase, whose product MAPMTRARSTQPGDVPNARNARYYAQRASAALIITEATQVSPQGKGYSFTPGIYSPEQMAGWRLVTQAVHAEGGRIFAQLWHVGRMSHPDFHNGELPVAPSAVAFEGKIWKVDPATGRGEMVDCPTPRALERDEIPGIIADFRRAARNAIDAGFDGVEIHGANGYLVDQFLRTTSNVRTDEYGGSRKNRLRFLEELVSEVAMEVGANRTAIRLAPFLTARGMACPEILPTILEAVEFLQALQVAYVHLVEADWDDAPQFTEEFRKEVRGRFSGSIIVAGKYDIERANWVLKRGYADLVAFGRPFVANPDLPARLAQGLPMANFDPATLFGGEDHGYTDYQPMQQAA is encoded by the coding sequence ATGGCGCCGATGACCCGGGCCCGGAGCACCCAACCGGGCGACGTGCCCAATGCAAGGAACGCCCGATATTATGCGCAACGGGCCTCCGCCGCGCTCATCATCACCGAAGCGACCCAGGTTTCGCCCCAAGGCAAGGGCTACTCGTTCACGCCGGGGATCTATAGCCCCGAGCAAATGGCGGGATGGCGTTTGGTGACCCAGGCGGTTCACGCCGAGGGCGGCCGCATATTCGCGCAGCTGTGGCACGTGGGTCGGATGTCGCATCCCGATTTTCACAACGGCGAACTGCCCGTTGCGCCCTCGGCCGTGGCGTTTGAAGGCAAGATCTGGAAGGTGGACCCAGCGACAGGAAGGGGGGAAATGGTCGACTGTCCAACGCCGCGAGCGCTGGAGAGGGACGAGATCCCTGGCATCATTGCGGACTTCAGGCGCGCCGCGCGTAACGCGATCGACGCAGGCTTCGACGGCGTGGAGATCCACGGCGCCAACGGCTATCTCGTCGATCAATTCCTGCGCACCACGTCGAACGTTCGGACAGACGAATATGGTGGCTCGCGGAAGAACCGCCTGCGTTTCCTCGAAGAGCTGGTTTCCGAAGTGGCGATGGAGGTCGGTGCAAATCGAACGGCCATCCGCTTGGCGCCCTTTCTCACCGCGCGCGGCATGGCTTGCCCGGAGATCCTGCCTACAATCCTGGAGGCGGTCGAATTTCTTCAGGCGCTTCAGGTTGCGTACGTGCATCTCGTCGAAGCCGACTGGGACGACGCTCCACAGTTCACCGAGGAATTTCGCAAAGAGGTCCGCGGCCGCTTCAGCGGTTCGATCATCGTGGCCGGCAAATACGATATCGAGCGCGCCAACTGGGTGCTTAAGCGCGGCTACGCGGACCTCGTCGCCTTCGGACGTCCGTTTGTCGCCAACCCCGACCTGCCCGCGCGGCTGGCGCAGGGGCTTCCGATGGCCAATTTCGACCCCGCCACGCTCTTTGGCGGCGAGGATCACGGCTACACCGACTACCAACCCATGCAACAAGCCGCCTGA
- a CDS encoding ABC transporter substrate-binding protein, with protein MKILAGAALLGIAHRAGAQKAKSFTIAYLALLPGEDRNFVPNFLRRLDQLGYVDGQNLHFVYGSAEGRPELLSDLASDLVRMKPDVLVTGFGTVAAKEGKAAGDGIPVVFMAVGDPVGAGVVASLARSGGNVTGLSDLAAGLQGGRLQLLREIAPAASLFAAVLNPGTPYAALAYKELESAAHLAKVELRAFEVRSPEEITPQLEASMVAGAGGLVIFEDPLTLSQRSEITAVASRLRLPAVYGYREFAEAGGLMSYGTDHGAQWRRGAEIVDLILKGAKPADIPVEQPTKFELVVNLKTAKASNFTVPPTIMIRADEVIE; from the coding sequence ATGAAAATACTGGCCGGTGCCGCACTCCTCGGCATCGCGCACAGGGCTGGCGCTCAAAAAGCGAAATCATTCACGATCGCTTACCTCGCCTTGCTTCCGGGCGAGGATCGCAACTTCGTGCCAAATTTTTTGCGCCGTCTCGATCAGCTTGGTTATGTCGACGGACAGAACCTGCACTTTGTCTATGGCTCCGCGGAAGGCCGGCCGGAACTCTTGTCAGATCTTGCATCCGACCTCGTTCGGATGAAGCCCGATGTGCTTGTCACCGGTTTTGGGACGGTCGCGGCCAAGGAGGGCAAGGCAGCCGGAGACGGCATCCCGGTTGTATTCATGGCGGTCGGCGATCCCGTCGGCGCGGGGGTCGTTGCAAGCCTCGCGCGGTCCGGCGGCAACGTCACCGGATTGTCGGACCTGGCGGCTGGCTTGCAGGGCGGCCGGCTTCAGCTGTTGCGCGAGATCGCCCCCGCCGCCTCGCTGTTTGCCGCGGTCTTGAATCCGGGCACGCCGTACGCGGCCCTCGCTTACAAGGAGCTCGAGTCCGCAGCGCATCTAGCGAAGGTCGAACTCCGGGCCTTTGAGGTGCGCTCGCCCGAGGAGATCACACCACAGCTCGAGGCCAGCATGGTCGCGGGAGCCGGCGGCCTTGTGATCTTCGAGGACCCCCTCACGCTAAGTCAGCGAAGCGAGATTACCGCGGTCGCCTCCCGCCTGCGTTTGCCTGCTGTCTACGGTTATCGCGAATTCGCGGAGGCGGGCGGTCTTATGTCCTACGGCACCGACCATGGCGCGCAATGGCGGCGCGGCGCGGAGATTGTCGACCTCATTCTCAAAGGCGCGAAGCCGGCCGACATCCCGGTCGAGCAGCCGACAAAGTTTGAGCTTGTCGTCAATCTCAAGACAGCCAAGGCCTCGAACTTCACGGTGCCGCCAACGATCATGATCCGCGCCGACGAGGTTATCGAATGA
- a CDS encoding LysR family transcriptional regulator, whose protein sequence is MLDDITELRTFVRIVGAGSLSAAGREMGLALSVVSKRLAMLERRTDMRLIARSTRHLALTEEGQALYDRAQRILAEVDEAEIVLTHGRVEPQGVLRVSAPVALGRAHVSPVCRDLVRAHPKVSVDLTLTDRLVELIDEGMDVVVRIGAPKDSGLVMRKLVDNHRIVVGAPDYLERRGTPMAPAELEDHDCLQYRGVGTRWRLVGPTGEVAEIRAASRLRSDNGEVAHDWALAGCGLILKSWVDVEPDLRARRLVQVLPEWRSDPAPVCALFPTGRQLPTRVRLFLDAMVDRLSRFGGGQPGSEP, encoded by the coding sequence ATGCTGGACGACATCACCGAACTGCGCACATTTGTCCGGATTGTCGGAGCGGGGAGCCTGTCAGCGGCCGGCCGGGAGATGGGTCTTGCGCTCAGCGTCGTCAGCAAGCGACTTGCGATGCTCGAACGCCGGACTGATATGCGTCTCATTGCCCGCAGCACCCGCCACCTTGCGCTGACTGAAGAAGGGCAGGCTCTCTACGACAGAGCCCAGCGCATCCTGGCTGAGGTCGACGAAGCCGAGATAGTGCTGACGCATGGCCGCGTCGAGCCACAAGGCGTGTTGCGGGTGAGTGCGCCGGTTGCGCTTGGCCGCGCTCATGTCAGCCCCGTCTGTCGCGACCTCGTTCGCGCGCATCCAAAGGTGTCGGTCGATCTCACGCTTACCGATCGCCTGGTGGAGCTGATCGACGAAGGCATGGATGTCGTCGTTCGGATCGGCGCGCCGAAGGACTCCGGCCTGGTCATGCGGAAGCTGGTCGACAACCACCGCATCGTTGTCGGTGCGCCGGACTATCTCGAGCGCCGGGGCACGCCCATGGCCCCCGCTGAACTGGAAGATCATGACTGTCTGCAGTACCGCGGCGTCGGCACCCGCTGGCGTCTGGTGGGCCCAACTGGGGAAGTGGCCGAGATACGGGCCGCTTCCCGGCTGCGGAGTGACAATGGCGAGGTCGCGCACGACTGGGCGCTCGCCGGCTGCGGTCTCATCCTGAAATCCTGGGTCGACGTCGAGCCCGATCTGCGCGCGCGCCGTCTTGTCCAGGTGTTGCCCGAGTGGCGCAGCGATCCTGCGCCTGTCTGCGCGCTCTTCCCTACGGGCCGTCAGCTTCCGACCCGCGTGCGGCTCTTTCTCGATGCCATGGTGGATCGGCTCAGCAGGTTTGGCGGCGGCCAACCCGGTTCGGAGCCTTAA
- a CDS encoding adenylate/guanylate cyclase domain-containing protein encodes MDPPRNIDPVTAHSDRDVVHWLTNGTRDERFIDNIFAELCVRLQRSGIPIKRASLHILIHHPQWLGARIMWADGMREAELARFDHDVRERSEYIDSPANEIHDGATEVRENLERDPSLGRKHAVYDEMRARGLTDYVAWPLYHTLGKRHIVTFATDRPGGFDDAHIAGLLKLLPALALVSEIRVKNRLARTLLETYVGSHAGELILAGATRRGSGTTVRAAIMICDLRDFTRISDNWPRDDVIDLLNGYFDAMSEPIARHGGEILKFIGDGLLAIFPLSQPKACANLLHAVAEARQAMVALNEKNGETGRAPLNYGIGVHVGDVMYGNIGSRTRLDFTVIGPAVNMASRLETLTKQLGRTVLLSRAFADFVESDFDLERVGEYPVRGFNDPIELFAYHG; translated from the coding sequence ATGGACCCGCCGCGAAACATCGATCCCGTCACCGCACATTCTGACAGAGACGTTGTGCACTGGCTGACAAACGGCACGCGCGATGAGCGCTTCATCGACAATATTTTCGCTGAACTGTGCGTCCGGCTCCAGCGATCGGGCATTCCCATCAAGCGGGCGTCGCTTCATATCCTGATCCACCATCCGCAGTGGCTTGGCGCCCGAATCATGTGGGCCGATGGGATGCGCGAGGCCGAGCTTGCGAGATTTGACCACGATGTCAGGGAGCGGTCCGAATACATCGACAGTCCCGCCAACGAAATCCATGACGGTGCCACAGAGGTGCGCGAGAATCTCGAACGCGATCCCTCGCTGGGCCGCAAGCACGCCGTCTATGACGAGATGCGGGCGAGAGGCCTGACCGACTATGTGGCGTGGCCGCTGTACCATACGCTCGGCAAGCGGCATATCGTGACCTTTGCAACCGACCGGCCCGGAGGTTTCGACGACGCGCATATCGCCGGCCTGTTGAAACTGTTGCCGGCTCTGGCGCTGGTCAGCGAAATCCGTGTCAAGAACCGGCTGGCGCGAACGCTGCTCGAAACCTATGTCGGGTCGCATGCCGGCGAGCTCATTCTGGCCGGCGCCACCAGGCGCGGAAGCGGGACGACGGTACGCGCCGCCATCATGATCTGCGACTTACGTGATTTCACCCGGATCTCCGACAACTGGCCTCGCGATGATGTCATTGATCTCTTGAACGGCTATTTCGACGCGATGTCGGAGCCGATTGCGCGACATGGCGGGGAAATCCTGAAATTCATCGGCGACGGCCTGCTCGCCATTTTTCCGCTCAGCCAGCCAAAGGCCTGCGCAAACCTGCTGCATGCCGTGGCCGAAGCCCGTCAGGCCATGGTTGCCCTGAACGAAAAGAACGGCGAAACCGGTCGTGCGCCGCTGAATTACGGCATCGGCGTCCATGTCGGAGACGTCATGTACGGCAATATCGGGTCGCGCACCCGGCTCGACTTCACCGTCATCGGTCCGGCGGTCAACATGGCCTCGCGTCTCGAAACCCTCACCAAACAATTGGGCAGAACGGTGCTGCTGTCCCGCGCGTTCGCCGACTTCGTCGAAAGCGATTTCGATCTCGAACGCGTCGGCGAATATCCGGTGCGCGGCTTCAACGACCCAATCGAGCTGTTTGCGTATCACGGCTGA
- a CDS encoding Ig-like domain repeat protein, translating to MFVFLLLALWLAPHAAWALNCTFTATINENSGANILYFGGSPSGLAADSCLNFGLIATTNGSSPLGSWTSTPSGTDGGTQPGDNQITYTPAAGAAGTDSFSISATDLSPGDSTVAVTITIAAIAPSVSSVSPTSGSTAGGTSLTITGTALTGATGVTVGGAAATNVTVVNDTTVTATAPARSAGTVDVRVTTAGGTSAISGNDRYTYVTPVVAGAVSATVAYDSSSNGITLNLSGGAPSSVAVATAAAHGTATASGTTISYTPATGFFGTDSFTYTATNGTGTSAPATVSITVSAPTIVVSPATLAAGTVGSVYSQSLNASGGQAPYGFALATGSLPGGLSLASSGAITGTPTAAGNFTFTVTGTDSSTATHASFTSGTISLSINATVPGAPTIGTATAGNAQAQVSFTAPASDGGAAITGYTVTSSPGGATAAGSSSPITVTGLSNGTAYTFRVTATNGIGTGSASAASNSVTPVASPPTATQAIASTMLTQNHAATAFTPVTGSGGASPLTYSVSPGLPTGLSMAPATGAITGTPTVTSSATTYTVTVTDANSATATATFSLTVHGVVTATQAIASTTLTINVAATPFTPVTGSGGTGALTYSVSPGLPTGLSMAAATGAITGTPNVSSSATTYTVTVTDANSATATASFSLTVAAPTPVLAVAASGSPASVVPGNDITYSIALTVSTGTATNAALSDPLPAGLTFVSASETGPGGAWTCTTPAVGAAGTVTCSIASAAPGTYNFTIVAHVAAGTPAGPVTNTATATADNAATQSASATNTISLPTLSVAVSGSPATTVAGGNITYSIALIVGTGTATNASLSDPLPAGLTFVSASETGPGGAWTCTTPAVGGAGTVTCSIASAAPGTYNFTIVAQAAAGTPPGPLTNTATASASNAATTSGSATNTVSLTTTSTTLVSSLNPSLVGQSVTFTATVSGSTPAGTVTFKDGATALGTGTLNGSGVATFTTAALTSGSHALTAAYGGDPNNASSTSSVLTQTVGQAATTVAVTSSVNPSVPGQPVTFTATVASAGGTPTGTVIFKDAGAVIGTGALAGSVATLTTAALATGAHSITVSYSGATGFAASASSALTQTVAIPADSIKLRQLQVAVTKVVAQNSGQAIAGAIDTAITDGFSDGGGLVTPSGTGLRFNFSADPDQPGAADHVRAFSDRWNGMFDRGRTAGEGGANSYARTRQNPSAVDDAFAAVNRNTMATKTPPLIGREPKDWLFWADVRGSGVDRWGSTIGTGQSLLYGSQVNALIGLTRKVTPTFLVGIAGGYETFDYTSQDLNGKLKGNGWTVGSYLGWKLTSSIRFDAAVAYSGIGYDDTAGTAQGNFDGRRWLVSSGLTGNYQAYGFDIEPSAKVYALWEHENAYTDSLGTRQDDRNFATGRASGGVKLAYPFAWTDTIALAPYVGLYGDYYFTHDDAATIAAVGAPPLASTPLLDGWSARATAGLAARFASGATLAVGGELGGIGSDTRIWTYRARAAVPF from the coding sequence TTGTTCGTCTTTTTGCTGTTGGCGCTCTGGCTCGCGCCGCACGCGGCCTGGGCGCTCAATTGCACGTTTACCGCGACGATAAACGAGAATAGCGGCGCCAACATCTTGTATTTCGGCGGTTCGCCGAGCGGCCTTGCTGCCGACTCCTGTCTCAACTTCGGCCTTATCGCTACGACGAACGGCTCGAGCCCGTTGGGCAGTTGGACGAGTACGCCCAGTGGCACGGACGGCGGCACTCAACCCGGTGATAACCAGATCACATACACGCCGGCTGCGGGCGCCGCCGGGACCGACAGTTTCTCGATCTCGGCGACCGACCTTTCTCCAGGCGATTCTACCGTCGCCGTCACCATCACGATCGCCGCGATTGCGCCGAGCGTGTCTTCGGTCAGCCCGACCAGCGGCTCGACGGCCGGCGGCACGTCGCTGACGATCACCGGGACAGCCCTCACCGGCGCGACGGGCGTCACGGTCGGGGGCGCCGCAGCCACCAACGTTACCGTCGTCAACGATACAACCGTCACCGCGACCGCGCCGGCCAGAAGCGCCGGTACCGTGGATGTCAGGGTGACGACGGCCGGCGGCACCAGCGCCATCAGCGGAAATGACAGGTATACCTATGTCACGCCGGTCGTGGCCGGGGCGGTCAGCGCCACGGTCGCCTATGACAGCTCCAGCAACGGCATCACGCTAAATCTCAGCGGCGGCGCGCCCTCCTCGGTGGCGGTCGCGACGGCGGCGGCGCACGGGACGGCGACGGCATCCGGCACCACCATTTCCTATACGCCGGCGACCGGCTTTTTCGGCACGGACAGCTTCACCTACACCGCGACCAACGGCACCGGCACGTCCGCGCCGGCCACCGTCTCGATCACCGTCTCGGCGCCGACGATCGTAGTCTCTCCGGCGACCTTGGCGGCGGGTACGGTCGGGAGCGTCTATAGCCAGTCGCTAAACGCGAGCGGCGGTCAGGCGCCTTATGGTTTCGCGCTCGCGACCGGATCGCTGCCGGGCGGCCTGAGCCTCGCCAGCAGCGGCGCAATCACCGGCACGCCGACCGCCGCCGGCAACTTCACCTTCACGGTGACCGGCACCGACAGCAGCACGGCCACCCACGCCTCCTTCACCAGCGGGACCATCTCGCTCAGCATCAACGCGACCGTGCCAGGTGCGCCGACGATCGGCACCGCGACGGCCGGCAATGCCCAGGCACAGGTGAGCTTCACTGCGCCGGCGTCCGATGGCGGAGCGGCGATCACCGGTTATACGGTGACGTCGTCGCCCGGCGGCGCGACCGCCGCGGGCAGTTCTTCGCCGATAACGGTGACAGGGCTGAGCAACGGCACGGCCTATACGTTCAGGGTGACGGCAACCAATGGCATTGGGACCGGCAGCGCCTCCGCGGCGTCCAATTCGGTCACGCCCGTTGCGTCGCCGCCGACGGCAACCCAGGCGATCGCTTCGACGATGCTGACGCAGAATCACGCGGCGACAGCCTTCACGCCGGTCACCGGGTCCGGTGGCGCCAGCCCATTGACCTACAGCGTCTCGCCGGGCCTGCCGACGGGGCTCAGCATGGCGCCGGCCACCGGCGCGATCACCGGCACGCCAACCGTGACGAGTTCGGCCACGACCTACACGGTGACGGTGACCGATGCGAACAGTGCGACGGCGACGGCGACCTTCAGCCTGACGGTCCACGGTGTCGTCACGGCGACCCAGGCGATCGCCTCGACGACACTGACGATCAATGTCGCGGCGACACCCTTCACGCCGGTCACCGGTTCGGGCGGCACGGGAGCGCTGACCTACAGCGTCTCGCCGGGCCTGCCGACAGGTCTGAGCATGGCGGCGGCTACCGGAGCGATCACCGGCACGCCGAACGTGTCGAGTTCAGCCACGACCTACACGGTGACGGTGACCGATGCGAACAGCGCGACGGCGACGGCGAGCTTCAGCCTGACTGTCGCGGCGCCGACGCCGGTCCTTGCGGTTGCCGCATCAGGATCGCCTGCGTCCGTGGTGCCCGGAAACGACATCACCTATTCGATCGCGCTCACCGTCAGCACAGGGACTGCGACCAATGCAGCGCTGTCGGATCCCTTGCCGGCGGGCCTCACATTTGTCAGCGCCAGCGAGACCGGCCCGGGCGGCGCCTGGACCTGCACGACGCCGGCGGTGGGCGCCGCCGGCACGGTGACCTGCTCGATCGCCTCTGCCGCGCCGGGCACCTATAACTTCACCATCGTCGCGCATGTGGCGGCGGGCACCCCGGCCGGCCCCGTCACGAACACGGCCACTGCCACGGCCGACAATGCGGCGACCCAATCCGCAAGCGCAACGAACACGATCAGTCTGCCGACTCTTTCAGTCGCGGTCTCGGGATCGCCGGCAACTACGGTGGCGGGCGGCAACATCACGTATTCGATCGCGCTTATTGTCGGCACGGGGACCGCGACCAATGCGTCGCTGTCGGATCCCTTGCCGGCAGGCCTCACCTTTGTCAGCGCCAGCGAGACCGGTCCGGGAGGAGCCTGGACCTGTACGACTCCGGCGGTGGGTGGCGCCGGCACGGTAACTTGCTCGATCGCTTCTGCCGCGCCGGGCACCTATAATTTCACCATCGTCGCGCAGGCGGCGGCGGGCACCCCGCCCGGGCCCCTCACCAACACGGCCACTGCCAGCGCCAGCAACGCAGCGACCACATCCGGCAGCGCAACCAACACCGTCAGCTTGACGACCACGTCGACGACGCTGGTGTCGTCGCTCAACCCTAGTCTGGTGGGACAGTCCGTCACCTTCACGGCGACGGTATCGGGCTCAACTCCTGCCGGCACCGTGACCTTCAAGGACGGCGCGACGGCGCTCGGCACCGGAACACTCAACGGCTCCGGCGTCGCGACGTTCACTACCGCGGCGCTGACGTCCGGATCGCATGCGCTCACGGCGGCCTATGGCGGCGATCCCAACAATGCGTCCAGCACCTCGTCGGTGTTGACCCAAACCGTCGGCCAGGCGGCGACGACGGTGGCAGTCACGTCGTCCGTCAATCCGAGCGTGCCGGGACAGCCGGTCACCTTCACCGCGACGGTGGCGAGCGCAGGCGGCACGCCGACCGGCACTGTGATCTTCAAAGATGCCGGCGCCGTCATCGGTACAGGCGCATTGGCGGGTAGCGTTGCCACCCTCACCACCGCGGCGCTGGCCACCGGGGCCCACAGCATCACTGTGAGCTACAGCGGCGCGACCGGCTTTGCTGCGAGCGCGTCGAGCGCCTTGACGCAGACGGTGGCGATCCCGGCCGACAGCATCAAGCTGCGGCAATTGCAGGTCGCGGTCACCAAGGTGGTGGCACAGAACTCCGGACAGGCGATCGCCGGCGCGATCGACACTGCGATCACGGACGGCTTCAGCGACGGCGGCGGGCTGGTGACGCCGAGCGGCACCGGCTTACGCTTCAACTTCTCGGCCGATCCGGATCAGCCCGGCGCGGCAGATCACGTGCGCGCATTCTCCGATCGCTGGAACGGCATGTTCGACCGCGGTCGCACCGCCGGCGAGGGCGGAGCCAATAGTTATGCCCGCACGCGGCAGAATCCTTCCGCCGTTGACGATGCCTTTGCCGCCGTCAATCGCAACACCATGGCGACGAAGACACCGCCGCTGATCGGGCGTGAGCCGAAGGATTGGTTGTTTTGGGCGGATGTTCGAGGTTCCGGCGTCGACCGCTGGGGCTCGACGATAGGCACCGGCCAGTCGCTGCTCTATGGCTCGCAGGTTAATGCGCTGATCGGTCTGACGCGCAAGGTGACGCCGACGTTTCTGGTCGGGATCGCCGGCGGCTATGAGACCTTCGACTACACCTCGCAGGATCTCAACGGCAAGCTGAAGGGCAATGGCTGGACGGTCGGCTCCTATCTCGGCTGGAAACTAACCTCGTCGATTCGCTTTGATGCGGCGGTGGCGTATTCCGGCATCGGCTATGACGATACGGCGGGAACGGCGCAGGGCAATTTCGACGGCCGCCGCTGGCTGGTGTCGAGTGGACTGACCGGTAACTACCAGGCCTACGGCTTCGACATCGAGCCGTCGGCGAAAGTCTACGCGCTGTGGGAGCACGAGAACGCCTATACCGACTCATTGGGCACCCGTCAGGACGATCGTAACTTCGCCACCGGCCGCGCGTCCGGCGGCGTCAAGCTGGCCTATCCGTTCGCGTGGACCGACACCATCGCGCTGGCGCCTTATGTCGGGCTCTACGGCGATTATTATTTCACCCATGACGATGCGGCCACGATCGCAGCTGTGGGCGCACCGCCGCTGGCGTCGACGCCATTGCTCGATGGCTGGTCGGCGCGGGCGACCGCCGGCCTTGCCGCAAGATTTGCCAGCGGGGCCACCCTTGCAGTCGGCGGGGAACTCGGCGGCATCGGATCGGACACCCGCATCTGGACCTACCGCGCCCGCGCCGCCGTGCCGTTCTGA
- a CDS encoding SDR family oxidoreductase, with protein sequence MFKYEGSTALITGASKGLGVTFAEELARRGADLVLVARSKDALQTLAARLTAQYGVKCYVIAADLADPTSIDDIYGELAENSLRVDLLINNAGLGLSGRFLDHDQSKELASIQVNVQALVGLSHRFGRAMSARGRGGIINIASNSAFQPLPYMATYAASKAFVLHFGEALQHELSPTGVRVMTACPGPTATSFFDGTPTTMSNRSFDTPEMVVRGILRAFDQGKAVAYPGRASVRIATWLPRLLPRGVVVRLAAMATRKMGLALPADPQVAAADVGGRDTGPLKAPNRVGRRQTC encoded by the coding sequence ATGTTCAAATATGAAGGTTCGACGGCCCTGATCACCGGCGCATCCAAGGGATTGGGAGTGACATTTGCCGAAGAGCTGGCCAGGCGCGGCGCCGATTTGGTCCTGGTCGCCCGCTCCAAAGATGCGTTGCAGACTCTCGCCGCGCGGCTTACCGCCCAGTACGGCGTGAAGTGCTACGTGATCGCAGCGGATCTCGCCGATCCCACGAGCATCGACGACATCTATGGGGAGTTGGCCGAAAACAGCCTGCGGGTCGACCTTCTGATCAACAACGCGGGCCTGGGCTTGTCGGGCCGTTTCCTTGATCATGACCAGTCCAAGGAACTGGCCAGCATTCAAGTCAATGTACAGGCGCTGGTTGGCCTCAGCCATCGATTCGGCCGGGCCATGTCCGCCCGCGGTCGGGGTGGAATCATCAATATCGCGTCCAACTCCGCCTTCCAGCCGCTGCCGTACATGGCGACCTACGCCGCGTCGAAAGCTTTCGTCCTGCATTTTGGCGAAGCGCTGCAACATGAGCTGTCCCCTACAGGGGTTCGGGTCATGACGGCCTGTCCTGGACCGACGGCGACCAGCTTTTTCGATGGCACGCCGACGACGATGTCCAACCGATCTTTCGACACGCCCGAAATGGTGGTTCGCGGCATCCTGCGCGCCTTCGACCAGGGAAAAGCAGTGGCCTATCCTGGACGGGCGAGCGTGCGGATCGCCACCTGGCTGCCCCGGCTTCTGCCTCGAGGTGTCGTTGTCCGTCTCGCGGCAATGGCGACGCGCAAGATGGGGTTGGCATTACCAGCGGACCCCCAGGTCGCTGCGGCAGATGTCGGCGGAAGAGACACCGGGCCGCTTAAGGCTCCGAACCGGGTTGGCCGCCGCCAAACCTGCTGA
- a CDS encoding MBL fold metallo-hydrolase codes for MWVANSATLIYGERDAVLVDSFLTVDQSRGLADAIVASGKRLKAIYVTHAHGDHFFGIKVLQDRFPDVKALATPEVVAKMKLQITPAQLNGRWRKLFPNQISDVISIADPLDGDEIDLEGSKLVVARVGHTDTDDTTCLHVPSIGLVVAGDAVYNGIHPFLNESNRQTRLQWIAALDKIDALKPSAVVAGHKIPSNDDNPQTVEQTRQYIRDFIRLNDATKTVREFYDKMLELYPDRANPGSLWSSATAAKAES; via the coding sequence ATGTGGGTCGCCAATTCGGCGACGCTGATCTACGGAGAACGGGACGCGGTTCTCGTCGACAGTTTCCTTACGGTGGACCAGTCCAGGGGTTTGGCCGACGCGATCGTTGCGAGCGGAAAGAGGCTGAAGGCGATTTATGTCACGCATGCGCATGGCGATCACTTTTTTGGGATAAAGGTCTTGCAGGACCGGTTCCCGGACGTGAAAGCACTGGCGACGCCTGAGGTCGTCGCCAAGATGAAGCTTCAGATCACACCGGCGCAATTGAATGGCCGATGGCGCAAGCTGTTCCCAAATCAAATTTCAGACGTGATTTCCATCGCGGATCCGCTGGACGGCGATGAGATTGATTTGGAAGGAAGCAAACTGGTCGTTGCAAGAGTTGGGCATACGGACACTGACGACACGACGTGTCTTCACGTTCCATCCATCGGATTGGTCGTCGCCGGCGATGCCGTCTATAACGGCATTCATCCATTTCTTAACGAATCGAACCGACAAACCCGGCTGCAATGGATTGCCGCGCTCGACAAAATCGACGCTCTGAAACCGTCAGCGGTTGTTGCGGGACACAAGATTCCCAGCAACGACGACAATCCGCAAACTGTGGAACAAACGCGCCAGTACATCCGCGACTTCATTCGGTTGAATGACGCGACGAAGACTGTCCGGGAGTTCTATGACAAGATGCTGGAGCTTTATCCCGATCGTGCCAATCCTGGTTCGCTGTGGAGTTCTGCCACTGCTGCCAAGGCGGAGTCGTAA